A genomic segment from Bacteroidota bacterium encodes:
- the rsmI gene encoding 16S rRNA (cytidine(1402)-2'-O)-methyltransferase, with protein MLTLVPTPIGHLEDLTFRALRTLREADLIACEDTRTSGVLLAHYGVETPTTSFHAHNEHQKTPRLVAQMEAGTHVALISDAGTPGISDPGFLLVRACHDAGIPVVALPGATAFVPALVASGLPSDRFVFEGFLPQKKGRQTRIKALADEPRTIVLYESPHRLVKALGQLADVLGADRPAAVARELTKTFEEVRRGTLAELAEHYGSQPKVRGEIVLVVGGAA; from the coding sequence GTGCTCACGCTCGTCCCCACGCCCATCGGGCACCTCGAAGACCTGACGTTCCGAGCGCTGCGGACGCTCAGGGAGGCCGACCTCATTGCTTGCGAGGACACGCGCACGTCGGGCGTCCTGCTGGCGCACTACGGCGTCGAGACGCCCACGACGAGCTTCCACGCGCACAACGAGCACCAGAAGACGCCGCGCCTCGTCGCTCAGATGGAGGCGGGCACGCACGTCGCGCTCATCTCGGACGCGGGCACGCCGGGCATCTCCGACCCCGGCTTCCTGCTCGTCCGCGCCTGCCACGACGCGGGCATCCCCGTCGTTGCGCTGCCCGGAGCGACGGCGTTCGTCCCTGCGCTCGTGGCGAGCGGGCTACCGTCCGATCGGTTCGTGTTCGAGGGCTTCCTCCCGCAGAAGAAGGGTCGCCAGACGCGCATCAAGGCGCTTGCCGACGAGCCGCGCACCATCGTGCTCTACGAGAGCCCGCACCGCCTCGTGAAAGCGCTCGGCCAACTCGCCGACGTGCTCGGCGCAGACCGCCCCGCTGCCGTCGCGCGCGAACTCACGAAGACGTTTGAGGAGGTCCGGCGTGGCACGCTCGCGGAGCTAGCCGAGCACTACGGTAGCCAGCCGAAGGTGCGCGGCGAGATCGTGCTCGTGGTTGGCGGGGCGGCGTAG
- a CDS encoding M1 family metallopeptidase: MPIRFALALVALLVATPALAQLDETNGAMFAPLDLPDPNGVRAANGAPGPDYWQQRADYRIAVALDTTTHRVSGTVAITYTNNSPHDLDVLWLHLEQNLFADDSRGAATTPAGSRWRGAFNEGGFKLADVQVSHGGTTAAVDYVVTDTRMRILLDEPLLAEGGQLTISMGFGFAVPPYGADRMGIFEAERGTVYEFAQWYPKVAVFDDVAGWNHQPYLGQGEFYLGYGDFDLELTVPSNMLVVATGALTNEGEVYTPEQQARVAEARTSEERVYIVAPDEVGTPAARPMKSQTLTWRFDADNVRDVAWAASAAFILDGAGYTTPPTHETGAPNDVLVLSAYPHEGIGTETNPGWEEATEYGRFSIVTHSEMWYPYPYPVAINVAGIVGGMEYPMLHFSSVNARDKSLFGVVDHELGHNWFPMIVGSDERRHAWMDEGFNSFLGVQANERYYDDSENARVVRLTRSNAAASFMQQPWAQDQAMATYPDQIRRDALGFLAYRKPAKGLLILRDHVLGPDRFDPAFKAYIQRWAYKHPQPADFFRTIEDVAGEDLDWFWRGWVYSTETFDAAITGVAAMPAGGTGARVENRGGLVFPIDVQFTFADGSTDIQRIPVEAFYTTDTVIAVTPKEGAVTRAELDPGDHLPDTTPRGNVWTAEDAATKASDTETSDTETSDTEE, encoded by the coding sequence ATGCCCATCCGCTTTGCCCTCGCACTCGTCGCGCTGCTCGTCGCCACGCCTGCGCTCGCCCAACTCGACGAGACGAACGGGGCCATGTTCGCGCCGCTCGACCTCCCCGACCCGAACGGCGTCCGCGCGGCCAACGGCGCGCCCGGCCCCGACTACTGGCAGCAGCGCGCCGACTACCGCATCGCCGTCGCGCTCGACACGACCACACACCGCGTCTCTGGGACCGTCGCGATCACCTACACCAACAACAGCCCGCACGACCTCGACGTGCTTTGGCTGCACCTGGAGCAGAACCTCTTCGCCGACGACAGCCGCGGGGCTGCGACGACGCCCGCCGGCTCGCGCTGGCGCGGGGCGTTCAACGAGGGCGGCTTCAAGCTCGCCGACGTCCAAGTCTCGCACGGCGGCACGACCGCCGCGGTGGACTACGTCGTGACCGACACGCGCATGCGGATCCTGCTCGACGAGCCGCTGCTGGCTGAGGGCGGGCAACTCACCATCTCAATGGGCTTCGGCTTCGCCGTCCCGCCCTACGGGGCCGACCGCATGGGCATCTTCGAGGCCGAGCGTGGCACCGTCTACGAGTTCGCGCAGTGGTATCCGAAGGTCGCCGTCTTCGACGATGTCGCTGGCTGGAACCACCAGCCCTATCTCGGGCAGGGCGAGTTCTACCTCGGCTACGGCGACTTCGACCTCGAACTGACGGTCCCGTCGAACATGCTCGTCGTGGCGACGGGCGCGCTCACGAACGAGGGCGAGGTCTACACACCCGAGCAGCAGGCCCGCGTCGCCGAGGCGCGGACGAGCGAAGAGCGCGTCTACATCGTTGCCCCCGACGAGGTCGGCACGCCCGCCGCGCGCCCGATGAAGTCCCAGACGCTCACGTGGCGCTTCGACGCCGACAACGTCCGCGATGTCGCGTGGGCCGCCTCCGCCGCGTTCATCCTCGACGGCGCGGGCTACACGACGCCGCCCACGCACGAGACGGGCGCGCCCAACGACGTGCTCGTGCTGTCGGCCTACCCGCACGAGGGCATCGGCACGGAGACGAATCCGGGCTGGGAGGAAGCCACCGAGTACGGCCGCTTCTCCATCGTCACGCACTCCGAGATGTGGTACCCCTACCCGTACCCGGTCGCGATCAACGTGGCGGGCATCGTCGGCGGGATGGAGTATCCGATGCTCCACTTCTCCAGCGTCAACGCGCGCGACAAGAGCCTCTTCGGCGTCGTCGACCATGAACTGGGGCACAACTGGTTCCCGATGATCGTCGGCTCCGACGAGCGGCGGCACGCCTGGATGGACGAGGGCTTCAACAGCTTCCTCGGCGTGCAGGCCAACGAGCGCTACTACGACGACAGCGAGAACGCGCGCGTCGTCCGTCTCACGCGCTCGAACGCGGCGGCGAGCTTCATGCAGCAGCCGTGGGCCCAGGACCAGGCGATGGCGACGTACCCCGACCAGATCCGCCGCGACGCGCTCGGCTTCCTCGCCTACCGCAAGCCGGCCAAGGGCCTGCTCATCCTCCGCGACCACGTCCTCGGTCCTGATCGCTTCGACCCCGCGTTCAAGGCCTACATCCAGCGCTGGGCCTACAAACACCCGCAGCCCGCCGACTTCTTCCGCACCATCGAAGACGTGGCGGGCGAGGACCTCGACTGGTTCTGGCGCGGCTGGGTCTACTCCACCGAGACGTTCGACGCCGCCATCACGGGCGTCGCAGCGATGCCAGCCGGCGGTACGGGCGCGCGCGTCGAGAACCGCGGCGGCCTCGTCTTTCCCATCGACGTGCAGTTCACCTTTGCCGACGGGAGCACCGACATACAGCGCATCCCCGTCGAGGCGTTCTACACGACCGACACCGTGATCGCCGTCACGCCGAAGGAGGGCGCCGTCACACGCGCCGAACTCGACCCCGGCGACCACCTCCCGGATACCACCCCGCGTGGCAACGTGTGGACGGCGGAAGACGCGGCGACGAAGGCGTCGGATACGGAGACGTCGGATACGGAGACGTCGGATACGGAGGAGTGA
- a CDS encoding nucleoside transporter C-terminal domain-containing protein: MSVPDLLRGLLGLVGILAIAFAFSSHRTRINWRTVGFGLLLQLVFAVFILKGEDMATLFAPLGWPKAAFAFVAGLFVDFLAAVEVGSAFIFGNLGLGPASEGSLGFFFFSQVLPTVVVFAALMSILYYLGVMQVVVRGMAWVVRRALGTSGPESLSVSANIFVGQTEAPLVIKPYVEKLTRSELMAVMTGGMATIAGGVLASYVAFLGERYAQATGVAVEVGQQLFAEQLLGASVMAAPAALILAKILIPETEEVPDVDARFTTDANEATLPSTASDEATAGVNAAVIDEGPKNVIDAAASGAADGMKLALNIGAMLIAFLALIAIINGSLGWAVELFGVTLPEGKGALDLALGFVLAPVAWLVGVPMADITTFGGFLGTKVIANEFVAYTLLADAIAAESIQPKTITIATFALCGFANLSSIGIQIGGIGPLAPSRTGEIAALGVRAVLAGTLANLMTATIAGVLLG; this comes from the coding sequence ATGTCTGTCCCCGACCTCCTGCGTGGCCTGCTCGGCCTCGTCGGTATCCTCGCCATCGCGTTCGCCTTCTCCAGCCACCGCACGCGCATCAACTGGCGGACCGTCGGCTTCGGGCTGCTGCTCCAACTCGTCTTCGCTGTGTTCATCCTCAAGGGCGAGGACATGGCGACGCTGTTCGCGCCGCTGGGCTGGCCGAAGGCGGCGTTCGCGTTCGTGGCGGGGCTGTTCGTCGACTTCCTCGCGGCGGTGGAGGTCGGCTCCGCGTTCATCTTCGGCAACCTCGGCCTCGGCCCCGCGAGCGAGGGGTCGCTGGGCTTCTTCTTCTTCTCGCAGGTGCTGCCGACGGTGGTCGTGTTCGCCGCGCTGATGTCGATCCTCTACTACCTCGGCGTGATGCAGGTGGTCGTGCGCGGCATGGCGTGGGTGGTGCGCCGCGCGCTGGGCACGAGCGGGCCGGAGAGCCTGAGCGTGAGCGCCAACATCTTCGTCGGGCAGACCGAGGCCCCGCTCGTGATCAAGCCCTACGTGGAGAAGCTGACGCGCAGCGAACTCATGGCCGTGATGACGGGCGGCATGGCGACGATCGCGGGCGGCGTGCTGGCGAGCTACGTCGCGTTCCTCGGCGAGCGCTACGCGCAGGCGACGGGCGTGGCCGTGGAGGTCGGGCAGCAGCTCTTCGCCGAGCAGCTCCTCGGCGCGAGCGTGATGGCCGCTCCGGCGGCGCTCATCCTCGCCAAGATCCTCATCCCCGAGACGGAGGAGGTGCCCGACGTGGACGCGCGCTTCACCACCGACGCCAACGAGGCGACGCTGCCCTCCACCGCCTCCGACGAAGCCACCGCCGGGGTGAACGCCGCCGTGATCGACGAGGGGCCGAAGAATGTGATCGACGCGGCGGCGTCGGGGGCGGCCGACGGCATGAAGCTCGCGCTCAACATCGGCGCGATGCTGATCGCCTTCCTCGCGCTCATCGCCATCATCAACGGTAGCCTCGGCTGGGCGGTGGAACTCTTCGGTGTCACGCTGCCGGAGGGCAAGGGCGCGCTCGACCTCGCACTCGGCTTTGTCCTGGCGCCCGTCGCCTGGCTCGTGGGCGTCCCGATGGCGGACATCACCACGTTCGGCGGCTTCCTCGGCACGAAGGTCATCGCCAACGAGTTCGTCGCCTACACCCTGCTCGCCGACGCCATCGCTGCCGAGAGCATCCAGCCCAAGACCATCACCATCGCGACGTTCGCGCTGTGCGGGTTCGCCAACCTGTCGTCGATCGGCATCCAGATTGGCGGCATCGGCCCACTGGCGCCGAGTCGCACGGGTGAGATCGCTGCGCTCGGCGTCCGCGCCGTCCTCGCGGGCACCCTCGCTAACCTGATGACGGCGACGATTGCGGGGGTTTTGCTCGGGTGA
- a CDS encoding MBL fold metallo-hydrolase → MPAPLHATSAPLPMPEAAPTPQRVTATLLGTGTSTGIPVIGCNCRVCTSSDPRDQRLRCSAHIVAETEAGPVHLQIDTGPDFRTQALRFGVEAVDALLVTHHHFDHVVGMDDLRPYFFRVSAPIPVAAPPNTEAALRRMFGYIFEDGSYPGISKLDLRAEIGPFTVESRTHPERRVTVTPIPAFHGTLPLYGYRVGGLAYLTDVSALPDTSYPLLDDLDVLVLDALRHEPHPTHFSFSEALEVAARIGAKDTVFVHMTHSILHAEDDAALPDGVRLGYDGLVLTAGG, encoded by the coding sequence GTGCCTGCCCCCCTCCACGCCACATCTGCTCCGCTCCCGATGCCCGAAGCTGCCCCGACGCCCCAGCGCGTGACCGCGACGCTGCTCGGGACCGGCACCTCGACGGGCATCCCGGTGATCGGCTGCAACTGCCGCGTGTGCACATCGAGCGACCCCCGCGATCAGCGGCTGCGCTGCTCGGCGCACATCGTCGCGGAGACGGAGGCGGGACCGGTGCACCTCCAGATCGACACGGGGCCGGACTTCCGTACGCAGGCCCTCCGCTTCGGCGTGGAGGCCGTGGACGCGCTCCTCGTGACGCACCACCACTTCGACCACGTTGTCGGGATGGACGACCTGCGGCCCTACTTCTTCCGGGTCTCCGCGCCGATTCCAGTCGCCGCGCCGCCCAACACCGAGGCTGCGCTGCGCAGGATGTTCGGCTACATCTTCGAGGACGGCAGCTACCCGGGCATCTCGAAGCTCGACCTCCGTGCCGAGATAGGGCCGTTCACCGTCGAGAGCCGGACGCATCCCGAACGGCGCGTCACCGTCACGCCGATCCCGGCGTTCCACGGCACGCTGCCCCTCTACGGCTACCGCGTCGGCGGCCTCGCCTACCTCACCGACGTGAGCGCGCTCCCCGACACGAGCTACCCGCTCCTGGACGACCTCGACGTGCTCGTCCTCGACGCGCTGCGCCACGAGCCGCACCCGACGCACTTCTCGTTCTCGGAGGCGCTGGAGGTCGCCGCGCGCATCGGGGCGAAGGACACGGTCTTCGTGCACATGACGCACAGCATCCTCCACGCCGAAGACGATGCCGCCCTGCCCGACGGCGTGCGCCTCGGCTACGACGGCCTCGTGCTGACCGCAGGCGGATAG
- a CDS encoding acyl-CoA-binding protein, with the protein MSDDLDARFQEAAAAAQDLPSRPDNDTLLRLYALYKQATSGDVSGKRPGFTNPVGRAKYDAWAALEGTDATDAKQDYVDLVSSLQG; encoded by the coding sequence ATGTCCGACGACCTCGACGCCCGCTTCCAGGAAGCCGCTGCCGCAGCGCAGGACCTCCCGAGCCGCCCCGACAACGACACGCTGCTGCGTCTTTACGCGCTCTACAAGCAGGCGACCTCCGGCGATGTGTCTGGCAAGCGGCCTGGCTTCACCAACCCCGTCGGCCGCGCGAAGTATGACGCCTGGGCTGCCCTCGAAGGCACCGACGCCACCGACGCTAAGCAGGACTACGTCGACCTCGTGAGCAGTCTCCAAGGCTGA
- a CDS encoding DUF2959 domain-containing protein — MRVLLVALVLLLALPQFGCQTAARELYYDSLERLGTPRRELLSDRVEKARESQEDAKEQFASALDEFQALTGFDGGDLERMYRKLDKEYERANDDAEEARDRIEAVENAAASLFNEWEEELDEYSDPDFRRRSEDQMDDARDRYDGLIAAMRRVERTMDPVLATFRDHVLFLKHNLNAQAIASLEGEVASLQTDVDRLIADMEAAIAEADAFIEVMG, encoded by the coding sequence ATGCGTGTTCTCCTCGTCGCCCTCGTCCTGCTCCTCGCGCTGCCGCAGTTCGGCTGCCAGACGGCCGCGCGCGAACTCTACTACGACTCGCTCGAACGCCTCGGCACGCCGCGTCGCGAACTGCTCTCCGACCGCGTCGAAAAGGCCCGCGAGAGCCAGGAGGACGCCAAGGAGCAGTTCGCCTCGGCGCTGGACGAGTTCCAGGCGCTCACGGGCTTCGACGGCGGCGACCTCGAACGGATGTACCGCAAGCTCGACAAGGAGTACGAGCGCGCCAACGACGACGCCGAGGAGGCCCGCGACCGCATCGAGGCGGTGGAGAACGCGGCGGCCTCGCTCTTCAACGAGTGGGAGGAAGAACTCGACGAGTACAGTGACCCCGACTTCCGCCGCCGCAGCGAGGACCAGATGGACGATGCGCGTGACCGCTACGACGGCCTCATCGCCGCCATGCGCCGCGTCGAGCGCACGATGGACCCCGTGCTCGCCACCTTCCGCGACCACGTGCTCTTCCTCAAGCACAACCTCAACGCGCAGGCCATCGCGTCACTCGAAGGCGAGGTCGCCTCGCTCCAGACCGACGTGGACCGCCTCATCGCCGACATGGAGGCCGCCATCGCCGAGGCCGATGCCTTCATCGAAGTGATGGGGTAG